The following are from one region of the Methanospirillum hungatei genome:
- a CDS encoding nucleotidyltransferase family protein, whose amino-acid sequence MSTSSHSSLPFVLSELNSHIDEIREKYGVTRLGVFGSVSRSEDTPDSDIDILVDFPHEKGIYRRFIHLADELEEIFGRSVDLVTVKGLSPYIRPYVEREVIWIYG is encoded by the coding sequence ATGAGTACGAGTTCTCACTCATCTCTTCCATTTGTTCTATCAGAATTGAATAGTCATATTGATGAGATAAGGGAGAAGTATGGGGTAACGAGACTTGGGGTCTTTGGTTCTGTCAGCCGGAGTGAGGATACTCCGGATAGTGATATTGATATTCTTGTGGATTTTCCCCATGAAAAGGGGATATATCGGAGATTTATTCACTTAGCCGATGAACTTGAAGAAATTTTTGGCCGGTCAGTTGATCTAGTAACCGTTAAGGGATTATCACCATACATACGACCATATGTAGAGCGTGAGGTGATTTGGATTTATGGATGA
- a CDS encoding cysteine hydrolase family protein encodes MTQKPALLIIDMQNDFASTHAVNPVVGAQAVITPLTHLLSLFREKRLPIFHIVRIHEPDGSDVEWFRAEKFKSTPFAVRGTHGAAVIDELTPVSGEHLIEKVRMSAFIGTTLDLMLRTLGVNTVVVGGIQTPNCVRTTVFDSMAYNYETILVGDATGAQTKEIHEANVLDMRNIGVMILNIADMAPWLDSR; translated from the coding sequence ATGACACAAAAACCTGCACTGCTCATCATCGATATGCAGAATGATTTTGCCTCAACTCATGCAGTAAACCCGGTTGTCGGAGCACAAGCGGTCATCACCCCTCTTACTCATCTACTCTCTCTGTTCCGGGAAAAACGACTTCCAATCTTCCATATCGTCAGGATTCATGAACCGGATGGTTCAGACGTCGAATGGTTCAGGGCTGAAAAATTCAAATCTACTCCATTTGCTGTCAGGGGCACACACGGTGCTGCGGTTATCGATGAACTCACACCTGTGTCCGGTGAGCACCTGATCGAGAAGGTCCGGATGAGTGCATTCATCGGAACCACCCTTGACCTGATGCTCCGGACCCTTGGAGTGAATACCGTAGTTGTGGGAGGAATCCAGACACCGAACTGTGTCCGGACCACGGTGTTTGATTCCATGGCGTATAACTATGAAACAATCCTCGTGGGTGATGCTACCGGGGCACAGACAAAGGAGATCCATGAGGCAAACGTGCTGGACATGAGAAATATCGGAGTTATGATCCTCAATATAGCAGATATGGCCCCATGGCTGGACTCCCGGTGA
- a CDS encoding YkgJ family cysteine cluster protein produces MVFTCAQCGQCCMYLGDYIVIDAKTGPYTFSCSCVSTNTLFQAVVDEDKRNFFDNTEFSRAHPNACPFLRPTDDGRIVCTIHETSPAQCKMYRCVAVRIFSGEKQIGYITGMGALHSDDPSLRSLYESCVQQIPEGDQERDEWFARLFEKHGYRTE; encoded by the coding sequence ATGGTTTTTACGTGTGCTCAATGTGGTCAATGCTGTATGTACCTGGGGGACTACATTGTCATTGATGCAAAGACCGGGCCATATACCTTTTCCTGCTCTTGTGTTTCAACAAATACTCTCTTTCAGGCAGTCGTCGATGAAGATAAACGGAATTTTTTTGACAATACTGAGTTTTCCCGTGCCCATCCCAATGCCTGCCCGTTTCTCCGGCCGACTGATGACGGGCGGATTGTCTGCACCATCCATGAGACCAGTCCTGCCCAGTGTAAAATGTACCGATGTGTGGCAGTGAGAATATTTTCCGGGGAAAAACAGATCGGATATATCACCGGTATGGGTGCCCTGCACTCTGATGATCCGTCTTTGCGTTCCCTCTATGAATCATGCGTCCAGCAAATCCCGGAGGGGGATCAGGAACGGGATGAATGGTTTGCCCGGTTATTTGAAAAGCACGGGTACCGGACTGAATAA
- the ilvD gene encoding dihydroxy-acid dehydratase: MRSDDVKAGYARAPNRSLIRSLGIDESEMNQPFIGIANSWNTIVPGHTHLRILGERVREGITAGGGTPFEFNTIGICDGIAMGHEGMRYSLPSRENIADSVELMIQAHKFDGIVCICTCDKIVPGMLMAAARCNIPAIVLTGGNMLPGHHQGCELSLTDVFEGVGKVAGGKMTEEELRELETAAMPGCGSCQGLYTANTMACMTEALGMSLPGCAATPAVYAEKQRLAFRSGKRIVDLVHQQVLPRDIISPASLRNAIRVDMALGGSTNTVLHLMAIATEAGVPFDLDEFNKISEQVPHIASMMPGGPHSMQALHHAGGIPAVFRQIRSHLENCPTTSGKDVFSLADSVTYVDESIIRPESSPVHTSGGLMILTGTLAPDGAVIKSGAVQSEMWQHTGPARVFDGEEPAMKAILGREIKEGDVVVIRYEGPRGGPGMPEMLSPTSALVGLGYNRVALITDGRFSGGTRGPCIGHVAPEAAAGGPIAFVKDGDTISIDLISKTINLDIGIEEIERRKSGWKPLTKPLSSVLTRYAAAVGPANRGAVLQ; this comes from the coding sequence ATGCGGAGTGATGATGTAAAGGCAGGATATGCCCGGGCCCCGAACCGCTCACTCATTCGTTCTCTCGGAATCGACGAGAGTGAAATGAACCAGCCATTTATCGGGATTGCTAACTCCTGGAATACCATCGTACCCGGCCATACCCACCTTCGGATTCTTGGTGAACGGGTCAGGGAAGGGATTACTGCCGGAGGCGGAACACCGTTCGAGTTCAATACCATCGGAATCTGCGATGGAATTGCAATGGGACATGAAGGAATGAGATATTCCCTCCCATCTCGTGAAAATATTGCAGATTCCGTTGAACTCATGATTCAGGCACATAAATTTGATGGCATTGTCTGTATCTGCACATGTGACAAAATTGTCCCAGGCATGCTCATGGCAGCAGCCAGGTGTAATATCCCGGCAATTGTTCTAACCGGAGGAAATATGCTCCCCGGTCACCATCAGGGATGCGAATTATCACTGACTGATGTGTTTGAAGGAGTCGGAAAAGTGGCCGGTGGGAAAATGACCGAAGAAGAACTTCGGGAACTTGAAACGGCTGCAATGCCAGGATGTGGATCCTGTCAGGGTCTCTATACAGCAAATACCATGGCATGTATGACAGAAGCTCTCGGCATGTCTCTTCCAGGCTGTGCTGCAACTCCAGCTGTTTATGCAGAAAAGCAGCGGTTAGCATTCAGGTCAGGCAAACGAATCGTAGACCTTGTGCACCAGCAGGTTCTTCCCCGGGATATTATCTCCCCGGCAAGTCTTCGAAATGCAATCAGAGTTGATATGGCACTTGGTGGATCAACAAATACCGTGTTACACCTGATGGCGATCGCAACCGAAGCAGGGGTGCCCTTTGATCTTGACGAATTTAATAAAATATCAGAACAGGTCCCACATATCGCCTCGATGATGCCAGGTGGACCTCATTCCATGCAGGCTCTCCATCATGCAGGTGGAATTCCGGCAGTCTTCAGGCAGATCAGATCTCATCTCGAAAATTGCCCCACTACATCAGGAAAGGACGTCTTTTCATTAGCGGATAGTGTAACATATGTGGATGAGTCAATTATCCGACCGGAATCATCACCAGTGCATACAAGTGGTGGTCTGATGATCCTTACCGGAACCCTTGCACCAGATGGAGCGGTTATAAAAAGTGGAGCCGTTCAGAGTGAGATGTGGCAGCATACCGGCCCTGCCCGTGTTTTTGACGGTGAAGAACCGGCCATGAAGGCTATCCTTGGAAGAGAGATCAAGGAAGGTGATGTAGTGGTCATCAGGTACGAAGGCCCGAGAGGCGGACCTGGAATGCCGGAGATGCTCTCACCAACATCAGCACTTGTCGGCCTTGGATATAACCGGGTTGCCCTAATTACCGACGGCCGGTTTTCAGGAGGGACAAGGGGTCCATGTATCGGGCATGTTGCTCCGGAAGCTGCAGCAGGCGGACCAATTGCATTTGTAAAAGACGGAGATACCATATCAATTGATCTCATTTCCAAAACAATCAACCTGGATATTGGTATTGAAGAAATTGAGAGAAGAAAGTCCGGATGGAAACCTCTTACAAAACCACTCAGCAGTGTTCTTACCAGATATGCTGCTGCGGTGGGACCGGCAAACCGTGGTGCTGTACTCCAGTAA
- a CDS encoding homocysteine biosynthesis protein has protein sequence MEKSIDEINRRIRDGSARVVTADEMPDIVSELGEEGALQEVDVVTTGTFGAMCSSGAFLNFGHAEPPIKMERLWLNDVEAYGGIAAVDTYIGATNKSVTRMESYGGAHVIEDFISGKAIELRAQSSGSDCYPRRSITTEVRLEDLNQAIMVNPRNAYQRYDAAVNTSDDTLYTYMGTLLPHSANVSFSGAGTLNPICNDPNLRLIGSGVPILLGGAPGMVVGEGTQHSSAGNFATLMTTADMAEMNSDFLRAAYMYRYGPTLYLGVGIPLPVLDIETVRRTSVRDEDIMVSIRDYGVPSRSRPVLGQVSYAELKSGTIELNNEEIKTSSLSSYRRAKMVANTLKTWIQEGHMTLCLPTRYLDPSKQAKPMRETRKVVLVQEIMQRKVVTIKEEQDITEAAKKLLRGETNHLPVLNEQGRLTGVVTTFDIAKAVARPERKVKVQDVMTRNVITTLADEPIDIAAQKMEHHRISALPVVDAQNQCIAILHASDLGKLFKPGGARP, from the coding sequence ATGGAAAAGTCCATCGATGAGATCAACCGGCGTATTCGTGATGGTTCAGCCCGGGTGGTCACTGCCGATGAGATGCCAGACATCGTCAGCGAACTCGGAGAAGAAGGGGCACTCCAGGAGGTGGATGTTGTTACCACCGGAACCTTTGGAGCCATGTGCTCATCAGGGGCATTTTTGAACTTCGGTCATGCAGAACCTCCAATCAAGATGGAACGGCTCTGGCTGAACGATGTTGAAGCATACGGCGGTATTGCAGCAGTCGATACCTACATCGGTGCGACAAATAAGTCTGTTACCAGAATGGAGAGTTATGGAGGTGCCCATGTTATTGAAGACTTCATTTCAGGCAAGGCCATAGAACTCCGGGCACAATCATCAGGATCAGATTGTTATCCACGAAGAAGTATTACAACTGAAGTCAGGCTTGAAGATCTGAACCAGGCAATCATGGTCAATCCACGAAATGCCTACCAGCGATATGATGCAGCAGTAAACACATCTGATGACACCCTGTACACCTATATGGGAACTCTCCTCCCCCATAGTGCAAACGTGTCGTTTTCGGGTGCAGGAACGTTAAACCCAATATGTAACGACCCAAACCTTCGGCTCATCGGAAGTGGTGTACCAATCTTACTTGGTGGTGCTCCAGGTATGGTAGTTGGTGAAGGAACACAACATTCATCTGCAGGAAACTTCGCAACCCTGATGACAACCGCTGATATGGCTGAAATGAATTCAGACTTTTTGCGGGCAGCATATATGTATCGGTATGGCCCCACGCTCTACCTTGGGGTAGGTATTCCTTTACCTGTTCTGGATATCGAAACGGTCAGACGGACATCAGTCAGAGATGAAGATATTATGGTCAGTATCAGGGATTACGGCGTTCCATCCCGGAGCAGGCCGGTCCTTGGACAAGTAAGTTATGCAGAACTGAAATCAGGCACTATTGAACTGAATAACGAAGAGATAAAGACTTCATCGCTGTCCTCGTACCGACGGGCCAAGATGGTTGCAAACACCCTGAAAACCTGGATACAGGAAGGGCATATGACCTTGTGTCTTCCAACACGGTACCTCGATCCTTCCAAACAGGCAAAACCAATGCGAGAAACAAGAAAAGTAGTCCTGGTTCAGGAGATTATGCAGAGAAAAGTTGTGACAATAAAGGAAGAACAGGACATAACAGAGGCTGCAAAAAAACTGCTTAGGGGAGAGACAAACCATCTGCCAGTGTTAAATGAACAGGGACGACTGACCGGAGTAGTCACGACCTTTGATATTGCAAAAGCAGTTGCACGACCAGAACGGAAAGTAAAAGTTCAGGATGTCATGACCAGGAATGTAATCACTACCCTCGCTGATGAACCAATAGACATTGCTGCCCAGAAGATGGAGCATCATCGGATCAGTGCACTCCCGGTAGTAGATGCACAAAATCAGTGTATCGCAATCCTCCATGCCAGTGATTTAGGAAAACTCTTCAAACCCGGAGGGGCCAGACCATGA
- a CDS encoding 4Fe-4S dicluster domain-containing protein: MKLLVRLIHESKPIIAQVVKDTGVLINVDRARSDAHEGEEALVDVPDENCIIVSERMRSLGAEVRILEEGIRHDEEECVDCGACISICPKGVFSFDENWKLQVSTKKCILCGRCIISCPHAALSLSY; this comes from the coding sequence ATGAAACTCTTAGTCCGTCTGATTCATGAAAGTAAGCCGATTATTGCGCAGGTTGTAAAAGACACCGGAGTTCTCATTAATGTTGATCGGGCACGGTCTGATGCTCATGAGGGAGAAGAAGCACTCGTTGACGTTCCAGATGAGAACTGCATTATTGTAAGCGAACGGATGAGATCACTGGGTGCTGAAGTCAGAATTCTTGAAGAAGGAATCAGACATGACGAAGAGGAATGTGTTGATTGTGGGGCCTGTATCTCTATATGTCCAAAAGGTGTCTTTTCTTTTGATGAAAACTGGAAATTACAGGTTTCAACAAAAAAATGCATTTTATGTGGAAGATGTATCATCAGCTGTCCTCATGCAGCACTGTCTCTCAGTTATTAA
- a CDS encoding UPF0280 family protein: protein MTLRHHFELRETIATILADDNQYIDAACEGIRQARFEIEKYIIRDPFFATSYEPIPIPVGPDIIRRMGDAAQNAGVGPMASVAGAVADAGVRAAKIAGSAYCVVDNGGDIALISDRSIRVGLYAGDSPLSGKYAFLIPPKDEIYGICTSSATVGHSFSFGSADSVTVFSQDPILADAVATSVCNSLSLSDQSPLEDVCEDIDGIYAVFGETSIIWGEIPPLVRAEKREDLITAGGLGFIRQGSNEV, encoded by the coding sequence ATGACGCTCCGTCATCATTTTGAACTCAGGGAAACCATAGCGACCATCCTTGCGGATGATAATCAATACATCGATGCAGCCTGTGAAGGAATACGTCAGGCAAGATTCGAGATTGAGAAATACATCATCCGGGATCCTTTTTTTGCTACCAGTTATGAACCCATACCAATACCGGTTGGTCCGGACATCATTCGCAGGATGGGGGATGCAGCACAGAATGCAGGAGTCGGACCCATGGCAAGTGTTGCAGGGGCCGTAGCAGATGCAGGTGTTCGTGCTGCAAAAATTGCAGGATCTGCTTATTGTGTTGTAGATAATGGGGGTGACATTGCTTTGATATCTGACAGGTCAATCCGGGTCGGACTTTATGCAGGAGACTCCCCCTTATCAGGAAAATATGCATTCCTCATACCACCGAAAGACGAAATATACGGTATATGCACATCTTCTGCAACAGTCGGCCATTCATTCTCATTCGGTTCAGCAGACAGTGTCACTGTTTTTTCACAAGATCCTATACTTGCTGATGCTGTTGCCACATCTGTTTGTAATAGTCTCTCATTATCAGATCAATCCCCGCTTGAAGATGTATGCGAAGATATTGATGGGATTTATGCTGTTTTTGGTGAAACCAGTATCATATGGGGAGAAATTCCACCACTCGTCAGAGCAGAAAAGCGGGAGGATCTGATCACCGCTGGGGGATTAGGTTTTATTAGACAGGGATCGAATGAGGTATGA
- a CDS encoding YbhB/YbcL family Raf kinase inhibitor-like protein: MNAITPIIVTLDFLEFPPRNTCRGEDRSPALNIKNLDAQSVAIMVFNPFIKSCCSFTPWIIWNIPPLSRIPEGFPKEPQVLKPVQAVQGINDYGTIGYHGPCPPDGEMHRYQFRVYALDTMLDLPPGSTKDDLIKAMRGHVVQYGETVALAR; encoded by the coding sequence ATGAATGCCATTACTCCAATTATAGTAACCCTTGACTTTCTTGAATTCCCACCCAGAAATACCTGCAGAGGAGAAGATCGATCTCCTGCATTAAACATTAAAAACCTGGATGCTCAATCAGTCGCGATTATGGTTTTTAATCCGTTTATTAAATCCTGTTGTTCTTTCACACCATGGATAATATGGAATATTCCCCCACTTTCTCGGATCCCTGAAGGATTTCCAAAAGAACCACAGGTATTAAAACCGGTCCAGGCAGTACAGGGAATAAACGATTATGGCACCATTGGATATCATGGACCATGTCCACCAGATGGGGAAATGCACCGATATCAGTTTAGAGTTTATGCCCTAGATACGATGCTTGACCTTCCACCTGGATCAACAAAAGATGACCTTATCAAAGCGATGCGAGGTCATGTTGTACAATATGGAGAAACGGTAGCCTTAGCTCGGTAA
- a CDS encoding PEGA domain-containing protein, with product MNNIFIWMTGALICMCILSGTVSADYSDDNTQMFVDQQGSGIAEPFYPASPPSPDMYSTPYPTQGPFIPEQNNAGMFVNPGNSDTSFTPNPSNIVLDVPAGTVLQSEPVQGSYQDPGTAEPYYPSNPPSPGTLDQPIQISPVTGPYQDPGSAVPYYPTYPPTPEPTPTPYPRDYSSPVYYPSYRYQEPTVIHHWYDDDRSRTYRPTYYDKYDREYYSYDRYRGYDYYTYVDGTLKIASEPYQAEVYVDNRFRGYTPYSGYLTLNDIRPGTYTIRLKYSGYYDYYEDVYISRGRTTYIDADMVRIGERYSKSGSMNIQSEPTGASVYLDNEYRGFSPVMFGSVSPGEHTLLIRKDGYADYVSKVTITDKQTVMISAVLSRLNVPAEATPSPTPIQTPVPEPTKSGIFTGIICFAVIFGGIFILRKKS from the coding sequence ATGAATAACATATTCATTTGGATGACAGGAGCCCTGATTTGTATGTGTATCCTGTCTGGAACAGTTAGTGCTGACTATTCTGATGACAATACCCAGATGTTTGTTGATCAGCAGGGATCAGGAATAGCAGAGCCATTTTATCCGGCAAGTCCTCCCTCTCCTGATATGTATTCAACACCATATCCAACACAGGGGCCTTTTATTCCGGAACAAAATAATGCCGGTATGTTTGTGAATCCGGGTAATTCAGATACTTCTTTTACACCAAATCCTTCGAATATTGTCCTTGATGTTCCAGCCGGGACTGTCTTGCAGAGTGAACCAGTTCAGGGTTCCTATCAGGATCCAGGTACTGCTGAACCTTATTATCCTTCAAATCCTCCATCGCCAGGCACGTTAGATCAACCCATTCAGATTTCACCGGTAACTGGACCATACCAGGATCCGGGCTCTGCTGTTCCATATTATCCTACCTACCCTCCAACACCTGAACCAACACCTACTCCATACCCCCGTGATTATTCATCACCTGTATACTACCCCTCATACCGATATCAGGAGCCTACAGTAATTCATCACTGGTATGATGATGATAGATCACGGACGTACCGGCCTACATATTATGACAAATACGATAGGGAGTATTATTCTTATGATCGATACCGTGGGTATGATTATTATACCTATGTTGATGGAACCCTGAAGATTGCAAGCGAGCCATATCAGGCTGAAGTATATGTTGATAATCGATTCAGGGGATATACACCATATTCCGGGTATTTGACTTTAAATGACATCCGACCAGGAACCTATACTATCCGTCTGAAATATTCTGGATATTACGATTATTATGAAGATGTATACATTTCCAGGGGTCGAACGACATATATAGATGCTGATATGGTCAGGATTGGAGAGAGATATTCAAAATCCGGCTCTATGAATATCCAGTCTGAACCGACCGGAGCGAGTGTATATCTGGATAATGAATATCGCGGATTTTCTCCGGTTATGTTCGGGTCGGTTTCTCCGGGTGAACATACCCTGCTCATTCGAAAGGACGGGTATGCAGATTATGTAAGTAAAGTGACTATTACAGATAAACAGACCGTCATGATATCTGCAGTACTCAGCCGTCTGAATGTTCCTGCAGAGGCGACTCCATCTCCCACTCCAATACAGACTCCTGTTCCTGAACCTACAAAATCCGGCATTTTTACTGGTATTATTTGTTTTGCAGTGATATTTGGTGGAATTTTTATCTTGAGAAAAAAATCTTGA
- a CDS encoding ferritin-like domain-containing protein: MGSQGRKIVGMDVDNLISLLNKALADEWLAYYQYWIGSKVVKGPTKDAVIAELVQHATEELSHADMIALRIVQLGGTPVLEPKEWYNLTNCGYDAPIDPYVQSILEQNIKGEQCAIKTYDHLMKIVEGKDPVTYNMILTIITQEVEHEEDLQSLLEDLEMIIKK, encoded by the coding sequence ATGGGATCACAAGGACGTAAAATTGTCGGCATGGATGTTGACAACCTGATTTCTCTCTTAAACAAGGCATTGGCAGACGAATGGCTTGCGTATTATCAGTACTGGATTGGATCCAAAGTAGTAAAAGGTCCTACGAAGGATGCAGTTATTGCCGAACTGGTCCAGCATGCAACCGAAGAACTCTCTCATGCTGATATGATTGCTCTTCGGATTGTTCAACTAGGAGGAACTCCTGTTCTCGAACCAAAAGAATGGTATAATCTGACGAACTGCGGGTATGATGCTCCGATTGATCCTTATGTGCAATCAATTCTCGAACAGAACATTAAGGGTGAACAGTGTGCCATCAAGACATATGATCATCTGATGAAGATAGTAGAAGGAAAAGATCCAGTTACCTATAATATGATTCTTACTATCATCACCCAGGAAGTAGAACACGAAGAGGATCTTCAGAGCCTGCTTGAAGATCTGGAAATGATAATAAAAAAATAA
- a CDS encoding M3 family metallopeptidase yields the protein MFPIAVSALDIALSPHPSIGTGITFPDTGEKINDEVHDAISNASHEITAICSIPGHERNEKNTIIRLEEILTKLDHTLQKYLVLSGLYPDKNLQNASLLATKTHAEFIQRLSADAEIYACIRETKPESVYGYWLKNQELRFFRDANTDSIPDENELTPLYEELFSLQNDYIRNIRENRPLTENLQIIERSASIRSDIAFHEGYETWTDLKADRQGWSITGSDIALLFDNITPTIKQMIQPIIREIQTNKEVENSSPTIYDYEIDRFISEKALNLPITPKNLFQSSDITINRTLMVISCLLNVKTEEINNVDVYAPGVSLFRVSNISTNKTHGWFYLDLKNRSGKTQEWLTAQISGIGYNGDDDGSIISAPVFIVSGTIHNQNEGTRMQEEDYTLMFHEFGHLYTLILTGSSESAVPVTLPIEMTEASSRLFEYIAWTPEILAIIQYPANNNQLLQNNNFVHLYAGSQDPYSDEHRWNLAKDTIISLLDLKIAQSREPVRFNEWYQEIYTHITGAQVTDQGGYLLRHPHFSGDTAGMYWIYPIGDVYATLLYAKIFESGILNKSTWKTYTDGLLYPEQNFLLATEWIKRNLTEKNSIQREKSKKNWTFIPGCISDHLLVRGIIAG from the coding sequence ATGTTTCCAATAGCTGTATCAGCTCTTGATATTGCACTATCACCTCATCCATCAATAGGGACCGGTATCACATTTCCTGATACAGGAGAGAAGATCAACGATGAAGTGCATGATGCAATTTCGAACGCATCACATGAAATCACAGCAATATGCTCAATTCCGGGACATGAACGGAATGAAAAAAATACCATCATCAGACTTGAGGAAATCCTGACAAAACTGGACCATACCTTGCAAAAATATCTGGTCCTTTCCGGATTGTATCCAGATAAAAATCTTCAAAATGCATCATTATTGGCAACCAAAACACATGCAGAATTTATTCAGAGATTATCGGCAGACGCAGAAATCTATGCATGTATCAGAGAAACTAAACCAGAATCAGTATATGGATATTGGTTAAAGAACCAGGAACTTCGTTTCTTCAGAGATGCAAATACTGATTCTATACCTGATGAAAATGAACTAACACCACTGTATGAAGAATTGTTTTCATTACAAAATGATTATATAAGAAATATCAGAGAAAACAGACCACTCACTGAAAATTTGCAGATAATTGAGAGGTCAGCCTCCATCCGAAGTGATATCGCATTCCATGAAGGCTATGAAACCTGGACTGATTTAAAAGCCGACAGGCAGGGATGGTCAATAACGGGATCAGATATTGCATTGCTGTTTGATAATATAACTCCCACAATAAAACAGATGATCCAACCGATCATCCGTGAAATACAAACAAATAAAGAAGTAGAAAATTCTTCTCCAACAATATATGATTATGAGATTGATCGATTCATCTCAGAAAAAGCCTTAAATTTACCCATTACACCGAAAAATCTTTTCCAATCTTCGGATATTACCATAAACCGAACCCTTATGGTAATATCCTGTCTTTTGAATGTGAAAACTGAAGAAATTAATAATGTGGATGTATATGCACCCGGGGTATCATTATTCCGGGTTTCAAATATCAGTACAAATAAAACACATGGCTGGTTTTATCTTGACCTGAAGAACAGATCTGGAAAAACGCAGGAATGGTTGACAGCTCAGATATCAGGAATAGGGTATAATGGTGATGATGATGGTTCAATCATTTCAGCACCAGTATTTATTGTAAGTGGAACAATCCATAACCAAAATGAGGGAACTCGAATGCAGGAAGAAGACTATACTTTAATGTTTCATGAATTCGGTCATCTGTATACCCTCATCCTGACTGGTTCATCAGAGTCTGCAGTTCCAGTAACACTTCCTATAGAAATGACTGAAGCATCATCCAGATTATTTGAATACATTGCCTGGACGCCTGAAATTCTTGCAATAATACAGTACCCCGCCAATAATAATCAATTATTACAAAACAATAACTTCGTTCATCTGTATGCTGGATCTCAAGATCCCTATTCGGACGAGCATCGGTGGAATCTGGCGAAAGATACCATCATCAGTTTACTGGATCTCAAAATAGCCCAGTCAAGAGAACCCGTTCGGTTCAATGAATGGTATCAGGAAATTTATACACATATTACTGGTGCTCAGGTTACTGATCAGGGTGGATACTTATTACGACACCCACACTTTTCAGGTGATACTGCGGGTATGTATTGGATCTACCCTATTGGAGACGTATACGCAACTCTGTTGTATGCGAAAATTTTTGAATCCGGAATTCTTAACAAATCAACCTGGAAAACATACACAGACGGATTATTATACCCAGAACAGAATTTTCTTTTAGCAACAGAGTGGATCAAAAGGAATCTGACTGAAAAAAATTCTATCCAAAGGGAGAAATCAAAGAAAAACTGGACGTTCATTCCCGGTTGCATATCTGATCATCTCCTCGTACGTGGAATTATTGCAGGCTGA
- a CDS encoding nucleotide exchange factor GrpE: MNDSADTHHEKKSEMNQEEEGGLIPEGSPPDEEKSPLELLRSEYEELNDKYLRLAADFENFRKRSIRDTEHRIAQSIGQFARDMLEVADSLDRAMQAEGGTHEGLNQIQKLLTQVLKRQGVEAFESVGEKFDPSRHEAIAMVPSPKDEGVICDQVCKGYCLEDRVIRPAQVVVSQGTAPVEQK, encoded by the coding sequence ATGAACGACTCCGCAGATACTCATCATGAGAAAAAATCAGAAATGAATCAGGAAGAAGAGGGAGGCCTGATTCCAGAAGGATCTCCCCCGGATGAGGAAAAATCTCCACTCGAATTACTCCGCTCAGAGTATGAGGAACTCAATGACAAATATTTGCGGCTCGCAGCTGACTTTGAAAATTTCAGAAAACGTTCCATCAGGGACACTGAACACCGGATAGCACAATCTATCGGGCAGTTTGCCCGTGATATGCTGGAGGTTGCGGATAGCCTTGACCGGGCTATGCAGGCAGAAGGTGGAACGCATGAAGGGTTGAACCAGATTCAGAAACTGCTCACTCAGGTGCTGAAAAGACAGGGTGTTGAGGCATTTGAATCAGTAGGAGAAAAATTTGATCCATCCCGCCATGAAGCGATTGCAATGGTTCCTTCACCTAAAGATGAAGGAGTAATTTGCGATCAGGTATGCAAAGGATACTGCCTTGAGGATAGAGTAATTCGTCCTGCACAGGTAGTTGTCTCACAAGGAACAGCACCAGTCGAACAGAAGTAA